CTAATTTTCTCACAATAAACCTACAGACATCTTCACTTGCCTGTCCTGTTTCCCGAGTTTTATAGAAATCGAGTATCTGTTCACAATTTTCCTTGCTATCACGATGCGGAAGATCCTTAAGAATTGAAATTAGTTCTGCTTGCGTCTGGGCAATCCAAAAGGGTGAATTATCCAAATCGAAATAGAAAGCCCTGTCATGTGCAAGGTAGCTTTCCCTGTCATCTTGAAAGAGAATCAGAGGACGCTTGGTGAGGGCAAAATCCCCGGCACTTGAAGAATAATCAGTTATAAGGATATCAGCAATTTGCAACAGGTCTGCCATATCCTCATGGGAAGATACATTGATGATTCTCGTAGATTCCGGTATTCCACCCAAACCAATTACTTTGTTATGGGCACGAACCAACATGTTCCATTTCACTCCTGTGGAATGTTCAAGAGCATCGAGAACTGCAATCATATCAAATTCTTGGACTTCTTGATTCTCCTTTGAATGGGTGGCCTTTCGCCTCAAGGTAGGAGCATAGAGAATATATTTTACCTCTGGATCGAATGAAAGCATACGTTTTGTCTGGTTCACTGATTCCTTATCAATGTGGACTAATTTGTCATTCCGTGGAGTACCAGTCTTTAATATCTCACCAGTATACCTGAATGCCGATCGGAAAACAGACTCAGCAAAATCAGACCCGGCCAAAGTTAAATCACACGTAGTTGTTTCGGGTAATTGATTCTTCTTTGAACGGGGATTACAGTCATTCAAAATCTTCTTGAAGCCTCTGTCACCGTGCCACGTCTGGATATATATCTGGTTCTTCCCTTTATAGGCCCAATAGGGCTGAGTATCGTTAAATACCCAGATCCGTGCCGTAGCAAGCTCATAGACAGCACGTAAACTCCATC
The sequence above is a segment of the Sphaerochaeta pleomorpha str. Grapes genome. Coding sequences within it:
- a CDS encoding CDP-glycerol glycerophosphotransferase family protein — translated: MFNSIKLKLGLMHLVHAMLPLNPRKVVFCSFSGGSYSDNPKAISEHLHVMDPSIEQIWLFNNPEQKRTLVPSYLKIAKRWSLRAVYELATARIWVFNDTQPYWAYKGKNQIYIQTWHGDRGFKKILNDCNPRSKKNQLPETTTCDLTLAGSDFAESVFRSAFRYTGEILKTGTPRNDKLVHIDKESVNQTKRMLSFDPEVKYILYAPTLRRKATHSKENQEVQEFDMIAVLDALEHSTGVKWNMLVRAHNKVIGLGGIPESTRIINVSSHEDMADLLQIADILITDYSSSAGDFALTKRPLILFQDDRESYLAHDRAFYFDLDNSPFWIAQTQAELISILKDLPHRDSKENCEQILDFYKTRETGQASEDVCRFIVRKLDYYSIGSSQVSN